In the genome of Raphanus sativus cultivar WK10039 chromosome 9, ASM80110v3, whole genome shotgun sequence, the window GATTTGTAGTAtgtcctgttttttttttaatctttctcGGTTAGATCTATGAACGTTTTGAATTTGGCCTCGTGCTTAAGAGGATCGTATACTTGTTCTCCAGAAAACTGGCGTATTCGTTTCTCTTAGATTCACATACTAATTTGAATTCTGTGAACAGGTTTTATTaggttttttgtttgttggaaaagaaagaaacgatgAATCAGTGGGCGGTCCAGCCAAACGATCAGATTGTTGTTGTTTGCCCAAAACCACGTCGTATTGCTATCCGTAACCCTTCCCTTTACCACCATCCCGCTCGTTCTCTCCGTTGTTACTTCAGGTTTGAAACATCTCTTTCTCTGATCTTGATGATCCGTTTTTGTGAGCTAACTTTGATTCTTTATATTGTTCGCAGCCATCAACAAGTGGAGGTCTGTGAATCCGAGGCAGAGACTGATATCTTAGATATCATACTCACAAAGGTATAATATAAATATCCTAGTTACCTCTTcgtatataattatcatttatttgtgTTCTTAATTGGTTGGTGAAATTGGTTCATCAAAACTGGTTACGTCTTGGTAGATCTCTCAATCAACAAACCAAATAAATCGGTAGAAAGTCGGTTTCTccgtatttttattattttcatattttaaagaAAGTATAGAAAATAGAGCGTATAATCGTGTACGATTACTGATTATTAAAAAACATGTGAACTTTCTTCAGTTCTTGTGTTTGAGACTTGTCGAAaccttttattaaaaaaacagaaaattttaaaattaataagacGTCTCGTGTTAAAATCCTTACAGCACATACGTGGGCCAGTTTCTgaccttttttaaaaatatgtctCTTCTTGAAACCACGTAGCCACATGATTTTTTGTATATCAatcactcactcactcactcgTCATCAATCATATCTGTAAaacaattttgtattttattaaatatattcaaataattgattatGCTGTGGTGGTGATGACAGGATGGTTATGGTGCGGAACAAGTTCATCACACGAAGATACTAGACTCGCCGTCCCCGTTTTTATGTGGGTCGCCGCCGAGCAGAGTCGCTAACCCTTTAACACAGGATGCTCGTTTCAGAGATGAGCTCTCACTGGTCTCCTCACCGATGCCGACTCCGCTGGGCCAACCTCAGTCCTCCTCAGGGAGGAATGGAGGATGTGTTAGAGGCAATTTTGGTAACAGCCCAGCGGTTAGGATAGAAGGGTTCGATTGTCTCGACAGGGACAGTAGAAACTGCAGCATCCCTGCCTTGGCATGAGAACCCAACCTTAAAAAACACCACCATACTCTGTTGAATTAGCTCAAAAAACCCATTAGTGTCTCGTGTGTATATATAACGAGTTAAGGGTCTGGAAAATTGAATTCGTTGAAAATCTTTGAGGGAAGCTGAGAGAGTAAACGAGAGATCGATCCTTTTGGAGTTCTTAAAGAGTGTAAATAGGTGCAATTTTCTGGGCTGAGTTTGTAGTAATAATGGTCATTTTGTAAAAATAGTATTAAGGCAGAAAAACAGTTGTTGAGGAGAGAATAAAAAGATTATTAGGTTTTTGgagaaatattaatattaggtTATTGTGTAAATAGAGAGATAGAGACAGAAAAGAagtcttcttttgtttttcttttggttgagTTTGTTTAGGAAGAATATGAGAAAAAAGAATTTGTACAAAAGGAAAGAAATTCAAATGATACTGTATTTTACTTTGAAATCGAATCTTATTACTGTAAAGCTGTGAACGGTAAGGTGCGAGGCTaagttcaaaatatatttattcttttcaaAAGGTAAAAACTGTAAACTATCATTATTTTTCAAccaataaattatcattattttttaaaaacaataaattatcaTTACTTTTAACAGTTTTCTCGAAAGAGGAGTCTTCTTATTAATCTTGTACAACTTGTAAGGTTGACAAACTTGTGTTAAAATCAAGATCCAATCGTTTTAATCTGTAGTATGACTTCAaagtgtttaatttttttaattaaactgTGCGATATATTCGTGATAACACATAAACTTTAGAGCTATTTAGCTGTATATAcatagaaattaaattaattaggtAAGAATACAATACTTTACTAAATTTGCACAATCTGTcggaaaagaaaaggaaagaaggtAGAAATTACTGTTTAGTTCCTCTGTTTGTGGATCTGTAATTCTTCTACGCGGCTTAACCATAACCATCTTTTGCAgtaacatcatcttcttctgtaACATCACCATCGCCGGTGCTATCTTCTCTAGTTTCAGCgcatgaggaagaagaggaaactgATGATTCTTCAAAAATCAGGTTTGAAACAAATGTTTGGGATACAAGAATGTTGCAGATCTCCTCTTCCAGTTTAGCCATAGAAAATTGGAAAGCTGAGTGGGCTTTGACTTCTTTTAGCTGAGACCCTCCATAGTATTGTCCTCTGCACCGTCTCTACCGTGGAGTCATCAGAATCTAACCGCAAACGCTTTCCTTCAAT includes:
- the LOC108828728 gene encoding uncharacterized protein LOC108828728, encoding MNQWAVQPNDQIVVVCPKPRRIAIRNPSLYHHPARSLRCYFSHQQVEVCESEAETDILDIILTKDGYGAEQVHHTKILDSPSPFLCGSPPSRVANPLTQDARFRDELSLVSSPMPTPLGQPQSSSGRNGGCVRGNFGNSPAVRIEGFDCLDRDSRNCSIPALA